AGATGTTATCACTGATTCTGATATATTAATAAAAGATGATAAGATTTTAAAAATTGGTAGGAACATAGATGCTAATGGTGCCGAGATCATAGACGCTAAAAACAGGATTGTAATGCCCGGTTTTGTTGACGCGCACACACATTTAGTATTTTCTGGGACCAGAGAATTTGAGGTGGAGTTAAAAAGAACTGGAAAGAGCTATCTTGAGATACAGAATAGTGGCGGAGGAATAAACTATACTGTGAAAAAAACAAGAGCTGCGAGCAAAGCATCGTTGAAAGAGGAGGCACGGGAAAGAATAAAAAATATGGTAATCCATGGTACTACTACAGCAGAAGCAAAAAGCGGTTATGGGCTAAACTATAAGACAGAGAGAAAGATACTTGAAGCTGTAAACGAACTGAATGGAGAATTAATAGAGCTTGTACCGACATTTCTAGGTGCGCATTTAGTTCCTGAAGAGTTCGAAGCAGAAGAGTATATTGACTATCTTGTGTCATATATGCCAAAACTTGCAAAACTTGCAAGATTCATAGACGTGTTCTGTGATAAAGGTGCTTTCAATACTGCACAGACTAAAAGGTATCTTGATGCAGGAATTGAAAATGGCATGGTTCCAAAACTGCATGCTGATGAATTAAGCTACATTG
This genomic interval from Thermoplasmata archaeon contains the following:
- the hutI gene encoding imidazolonepropionase, producing the protein MILIKNAAQIVSASGSAPKTGSAMRNIDVITDSDILIKDDKILKIGRNIDANGAEIIDAKNRIVMPGFVDAHTHLVFSGTREFEVELKRTGKSYLEIQNSGGGINYTVKKTRAASKASLKEEARERIKNMVIHGTTTAEAKSGYGLNYKTERKILEAVNELNGELIELVPTFLGAHLVPEEFEAEEYIDYLVSYMPKLAKLARFIDVFCDKGAFNTAQTKRYLDAGIENGMVPKLHADELSYIGCSKLATEIKAISADHLLKTPENIIRKMSINKTIAVLMPATPYMLFSREYADARKFIENNVSVALGTDLNPNCYNENMQMVISLALTQMKMSIEETITASTLNAASAIGMADKIGTLEVGKQADIIILNVPDYRFLGYHFGVNLVNDVIKKGKVIVKDQKLQYL